A window of Calditrichia bacterium contains these coding sequences:
- a CDS encoding SpoIIE family protein phosphatase, translating into MTQLFDYLSEKYPQQSIDEVNRRLLELSSLFEISQLINESLELRRVLNNVMLIPMGRMMISRGGIILKQDGQYKVVMAKGISKALQETVFDQKDIPEDCFTPQHFEKMGERCPPKLKAFVEESRLELGVPFVNNNQLLGFMMFGAKLTKNEFSDDEVNFLNSLANMSATTIDNALQLEEIKQINRQLDEKVQELRTLFDIARGLSATLDAQKILRLLIYAVMGQMLITKYALLLKRDDHLVRQESRGFKSDLLEGLYPELLAFKQPESAIAVSQIKNERLKQLLQKQEVETLIPMQHQEKLIGYLLLGKKISGQTYTETDREFLSTLVSQAVTSLENARLFEETLEKQRLEEELNVARNIQKKLLPKAIPALDGYDLYGMNASSKQVGGDYFDIIPIDDRRIALAIADVSGKGVPASLLMANLQAALRVLVKVGLPIEEVVSRLNKLIYDNTGMDKFITFFVAILDKATNNIEYVNAGHNNPILLRADGTMEFLDIGGLILGVLPVYTYETGNITLRKGDLLLSYTDGVNEAVNADGEEWGEDPLYELVSSAPKNQPVQQLVEKILTAIESFADGEPQADDVTMLAIRRLG; encoded by the coding sequence ATGACCCAACTGTTCGACTATCTTTCCGAAAAATATCCCCAACAATCGATCGATGAAGTGAACCGGCGATTGCTGGAGCTTTCCTCACTATTTGAAATCAGCCAACTGATCAACGAATCGCTGGAGCTGCGGCGCGTGCTCAACAATGTGATGCTTATTCCCATGGGCAGAATGATGATTTCGCGCGGCGGCATCATCCTCAAACAGGATGGCCAATACAAAGTTGTGATGGCAAAAGGTATTTCCAAAGCCTTGCAGGAAACTGTTTTTGATCAAAAAGACATTCCCGAAGATTGTTTTACACCCCAACATTTCGAAAAAATGGGCGAGAGATGCCCGCCAAAACTGAAAGCTTTTGTAGAAGAATCGCGGCTGGAATTGGGTGTTCCGTTTGTAAACAACAACCAGTTGCTCGGTTTTATGATGTTTGGCGCAAAGCTCACGAAAAATGAATTCAGCGATGACGAAGTCAATTTTCTCAATTCGCTGGCGAATATGTCTGCCACGACTATCGATAACGCGCTGCAACTGGAAGAAATCAAACAAATCAACCGGCAGCTCGATGAAAAAGTGCAGGAACTCCGCACGCTGTTCGATATCGCACGCGGTCTTTCCGCAACGCTGGACGCCCAAAAAATTCTGCGATTATTGATTTACGCGGTGATGGGGCAAATGCTCATCACCAAATATGCGCTGTTGCTCAAACGCGACGATCATCTGGTTCGGCAGGAATCGCGCGGTTTCAAAAGTGATCTGCTGGAAGGACTTTACCCGGAATTGCTGGCGTTCAAACAACCGGAATCCGCAATTGCTGTTTCTCAAATCAAAAATGAACGACTAAAGCAACTCCTGCAAAAACAAGAAGTTGAAACGCTAATTCCGATGCAGCATCAGGAAAAATTGATCGGCTATTTGCTGCTCGGCAAAAAAATCTCCGGACAAACTTATACCGAAACCGACCGGGAATTCTTATCCACGTTGGTGAGCCAGGCGGTCACATCGCTGGAAAATGCCCGGCTTTTCGAAGAAACGCTGGAAAAACAGCGATTGGAAGAGGAGCTAAATGTTGCCCGGAACATCCAGAAAAAACTGCTGCCGAAGGCCATTCCCGCATTAGACGGCTACGATTTGTACGGCATGAACGCGTCCAGCAAACAGGTTGGCGGCGATTATTTTGACATCATCCCCATCGACGACCGGCGGATTGCGCTGGCAATTGCCGATGTGTCCGGAAAAGGCGTTCCCGCATCACTGCTGATGGCCAATTTGCAGGCTGCACTGCGGGTGCTCGTAAAAGTCGGCTTGCCAATCGAGGAAGTCGTAAGTCGATTAAATAAACTGATTTACGACAACACCGGAATGGATAAATTCATCACCTTTTTTGTCGCGATTCTCGATAAAGCCACAAACAATATTGAATACGTAAACGCCGGACACAACAACCCCATTTTGCTGCGTGCCGACGGAACAATGGAGTTTTTAGACATCGGCGGGCTGATTTTGGGCGTGTTGCCGGTTTACACTTACGAGACCGGAAACATCACATTGCGGAAAGGCGATTTGCTGCTCAGCTACACCGACGGCGTAAACGAAGCGGTGAACGCCGATGGCGAGGAATGGGGCGAAGATCCGCTTTACGAACTCGTTTCATCCGCCCCGAAAAACCAGCCGGTGCAACAGCTCGTCGAAAAAATTCTCACCGCAATCGAATCGTTTGCCGATGGCGAACCGCAGGCAGATGACGTAACGATGCTGGCAATCCGGCGGCTCGGTTAA
- a CDS encoding ATP-binding protein, whose amino-acid sequence MNKTKKSTAKNTFRLNLPAKSENLDIVRKFISGIAANIGFSDDDIYQIELAVDEACANVVTHAYTGDDKSDPKILVTVRTRKDRIEITIADRGMGFNPNDLKSPNMNEYLKRMKPGGLGVHLIKTLMDKVSFNIKPGVRNEVKMVKIRTNG is encoded by the coding sequence ATGAATAAAACCAAAAAGAGCACTGCTAAAAACACTTTTCGATTGAATCTGCCGGCAAAATCCGAAAATCTGGATATTGTACGCAAGTTCATTTCCGGAATTGCAGCAAATATTGGTTTCTCTGATGACGATATTTATCAGATTGAACTGGCAGTGGACGAAGCATGTGCAAATGTGGTTACCCACGCATACACCGGCGATGACAAAAGTGATCCCAAAATACTGGTCACCGTTCGCACCCGGAAGGACCGCATCGAAATTACCATCGCAGACCGTGGCATGGGTTTTAATCCCAACGATTTGAAATCCCCCAATATGAACGAATACCTCAAACGCATGAAACCGGGCGGACTTGGCGTGCACCTGATCAAAACATTGATGGATAAAGTATCTTTCAACATAAAACCCGGTGTGCGAAACGAAGTAAAAATGGTCAAAATCCGCACCAACGGGTAA
- a CDS encoding STAS domain-containing protein, giving the protein MANFEVARKDEGQVSILCLSGYLDAHTAPEFENALNTLVAEDRFNIVVEMKQLQYISSAGLGVFMGFIEEVRDNNGDIKLTEVTPRVFKVFDLLGFPSLYEFYDSTSEATGKFTQ; this is encoded by the coding sequence ATGGCAAACTTTGAAGTCGCGCGCAAAGACGAAGGCCAGGTAAGTATCCTGTGTTTGTCAGGCTATCTGGATGCGCATACAGCGCCCGAGTTTGAAAATGCCTTGAATACCCTTGTAGCTGAAGATCGCTTCAACATTGTTGTTGAAATGAAACAGCTGCAATACATCAGCTCTGCCGGGTTAGGTGTATTTATGGGATTCATCGAAGAAGTTCGAGACAATAACGGCGATATTAAACTGACAGAGGTAACACCGCGCGTATTTAAAGTATTTGATTTGTTGGGTTTCCCCAGTTTATACGAGTTTTACGACAGCACCAGCGAAGCGACGGGCAAGTTTACCCAGTGA
- a CDS encoding fibronectin type III domain-containing protein translates to MLTELNIRTSMKPPVKSPHLFLYLLIFFVFTSLYFWGCTERGRSNPFEPGETDEVISLTLLPESDKITLRWQLNRQVEDITGFRVYRSIGSPENLLGFQEVSQTTTQFTDFQVQPGQRYYYRVSVLGTNVESTPSNVESTLIGNGKWWVLTTDDRNVKLLSYDLQHTLRDYRTEFLSENWATPTSGDSLFWFSTPTYLKSIVSLNRQNGRERFFYFDSLSKAEDLFFNVNERQLYVLDNVRKRLFVLFNNNLIGITKLDENRDYRRIKQSAASDAVWVMSDQAISRYEINAGVARLTADWPFDSGFTGRDIAVLGGNVYALSAGTTASQLLQIDNQNNTTPISLQGRYRRVTVIGPDAIFLAQEIDGSDDALVKMNAAGQEIFRKAEFGSIEAIGVNPSDQTIVVADVSRSIVSLHDPQGNRISESRNSAGTRILSEPLELLLD, encoded by the coding sequence TTGTTAACGGAACTGAACATTCGGACATCCATGAAACCGCCGGTAAAATCACCACATCTATTTCTTTATCTGCTTATTTTTTTTGTATTTACATCTCTCTACTTTTGGGGATGTACCGAGCGGGGACGCAGCAACCCGTTTGAACCCGGAGAAACGGATGAGGTAATTTCGCTAACACTATTGCCGGAATCGGATAAGATTACGCTGCGCTGGCAACTCAACCGACAGGTTGAGGATATCACCGGATTCCGGGTTTATCGCTCAATCGGAAGCCCAGAAAATTTGCTCGGATTTCAGGAAGTATCCCAAACCACAACGCAATTCACAGATTTTCAAGTGCAGCCCGGTCAGCGCTATTATTACCGAGTTTCCGTGCTCGGCACAAATGTGGAATCCACACCCTCAAATGTGGAAAGCACACTCATCGGAAACGGCAAGTGGTGGGTGCTCACCACCGACGACCGAAATGTGAAGCTGCTCAGTTACGATTTGCAACACACCCTCCGCGACTACCGAACCGAATTTTTATCCGAAAACTGGGCGACACCAACATCCGGCGATTCTCTGTTTTGGTTTAGCACGCCAACGTATCTCAAAAGCATCGTCAGTTTGAACCGGCAAAATGGGCGGGAAAGGTTTTTCTATTTCGATTCGCTGTCCAAAGCCGAGGACCTGTTTTTTAATGTGAATGAACGGCAATTATATGTACTTGACAATGTGCGAAAACGGCTGTTTGTGCTGTTCAATAATAATTTAATCGGCATCACGAAACTGGATGAAAACCGCGATTACCGGCGAATCAAACAAAGCGCTGCAAGCGATGCCGTTTGGGTGATGAGCGATCAGGCAATATCACGATACGAAATCAACGCCGGCGTTGCCCGCCTAACCGCCGACTGGCCGTTTGATAGCGGCTTTACAGGTCGGGACATTGCTGTTTTGGGCGGGAATGTTTATGCGCTTTCCGCCGGAACAACTGCCAGCCAGTTGTTGCAAATCGACAATCAAAATAATACAACACCGATCAGTTTGCAGGGACGTTACCGCAGGGTTACCGTGATCGGCCCCGATGCTATTTTTCTGGCACAGGAAATTGATGGCAGCGACGACGCACTGGTGAAAATGAACGCCGCCGGTCAGGAAATTTTCCGCAAAGCGGAGTTCGGCAGCATCGAAGCCATTGGTGTGAACCCATCCGACCAAACTATTGTGGTGGCGGATGTTAGCCGCAGCATCGTTTCTTTGCACGATCCACAGGGCAACCGCATCAGCGAATCCCGAAACAGCGCCGGCACCCGAATTTTATCGGAACCACTGGAATTGCTGCTCGATTAA
- the nth gene encoding endonuclease III, translating to MTATTDFSEKAAAIAEILNRLYPNPPIPLKHEDAYTLLIAVLLSAQCTDERVNKVTPMLFDRAKTPAKMVTLAVADIQEIIRPCGLSPRKSKAIYELSQILLDKFDGEVPATFEDLEALPGVGHKTASVVMTQAFGVPSFPVDTHIHRLAYRWGLSSGKNVEQTEKDLKAIFSPESWAKLHLQIIYFGREYCPARGHNPQECPICSKYGRENLDR from the coding sequence ATGACAGCAACAACAGATTTTTCTGAAAAAGCGGCAGCGATTGCGGAGATTTTGAACCGGCTGTATCCCAACCCTCCGATACCTCTGAAACATGAAGACGCTTACACACTGCTCATCGCGGTGCTGCTTTCTGCGCAATGCACGGATGAACGGGTGAACAAAGTAACGCCAATGCTCTTCGATCGGGCGAAAACACCGGCAAAAATGGTAACCCTTGCTGTTGCTGATATTCAAGAAATTATTCGTCCGTGCGGGCTTTCGCCGCGAAAATCCAAAGCGATTTATGAATTATCGCAAATTTTGCTGGATAAATTTGATGGCGAAGTTCCGGCAACCTTTGAAGATCTGGAAGCATTGCCCGGCGTTGGGCACAAAACGGCATCTGTGGTAATGACGCAGGCTTTTGGCGTTCCCTCATTTCCAGTTGATACCCATATTCACCGGCTGGCATACCGTTGGGGATTATCGTCCGGGAAAAATGTTGAGCAAACAGAAAAGGATCTCAAAGCAATTTTTTCGCCGGAAAGTTGGGCTAAATTACATTTGCAGATCATTTATTTTGGGCGCGAGTATTGTCCCGCACGGGGGCACAATCCGCAAGAGTGCCCAATTTGTAGCAAATACGGGCGCGAAAATCTCGATCGGTGA
- a CDS encoding response regulator: MTDLSREEFSSYNYSKYFDLAPVGYMTLDAAGTIVSTNSQIAAMLNANVEELVSSSFINFVSLEDQDKFLQFLTQLSDSGERATCEVDIPLDNVENIVLELHGIAVFDANGNQKGYYLGLMDITRTKRLELQLVQSQRLEALGVLASGVAHDFNNILGAILGFSELTLYELPKDNRQRSYIEQIQKAGLRGKNLVEQIFAYSRRVSMDQKPVPLQVVLAEAVKMLRASIPANVEIRTNFSMECESVMANITQIHQIVINLCTNAFHAIHPGPGIIELILEPLTNDLVDEQVELMPKPEYFIRLKIKDNGKGMDDDTLRQIFNPFFTTKPADLGTGLGLSIVQNIVKSHYGQMSIYSTPGVGTEFNIYFPVTDVDSADEVDEIEDMERGDESILLVDDEQSLVMVGRKLLEHLGYKVTAVNESSQALELFKENPFGFDLVITDQTMPELTGVELAQQITSIRVGTPIILLTGYRNSETVSDARAAGVSEILTKPIDIRVFSQKIRRVLGNT; encoded by the coding sequence GTGACAGATTTATCAAGGGAGGAGTTTTCTTCCTACAACTACTCTAAATATTTTGATCTGGCTCCGGTCGGTTACATGACGTTGGACGCTGCAGGAACAATCGTTTCGACAAATTCGCAAATTGCTGCAATGCTGAACGCGAATGTTGAAGAATTGGTATCGAGCAGTTTTATCAATTTTGTTTCATTGGAAGATCAGGATAAATTTTTACAATTTCTGACACAGCTTTCCGATTCCGGAGAACGGGCAACTTGTGAAGTTGATATCCCGTTGGATAATGTTGAAAACATAGTGCTGGAGCTGCACGGTATTGCCGTTTTTGATGCAAATGGTAACCAGAAAGGCTATTATCTGGGATTGATGGATATTACGCGAACGAAACGACTGGAGCTTCAACTGGTGCAATCGCAACGGTTAGAGGCGTTGGGCGTTCTCGCCAGTGGTGTCGCGCACGATTTCAATAATATTTTGGGTGCCATTTTGGGCTTTTCGGAATTGACGCTGTATGAGTTGCCAAAAGATAATCGCCAGCGAAGTTACATCGAGCAAATCCAAAAAGCGGGTCTTCGCGGTAAAAATCTGGTGGAACAAATATTTGCCTATAGCCGCCGGGTATCGATGGATCAAAAACCGGTGCCGTTACAGGTTGTGCTTGCCGAGGCAGTGAAAATGCTCCGCGCATCCATTCCCGCGAATGTGGAAATTCGCACCAATTTCAGCATGGAATGCGAAAGCGTAATGGCAAACATTACCCAAATACACCAAATTGTCATCAATTTATGCACGAACGCGTTTCACGCCATTCACCCTGGTCCCGGAATAATCGAGCTTATTCTCGAGCCGCTCACCAACGATTTGGTTGATGAGCAGGTCGAGTTGATGCCAAAACCTGAATATTTCATTCGGCTAAAAATAAAAGACAACGGCAAAGGGATGGATGACGACACGCTCCGGCAAATTTTTAATCCTTTTTTTACCACAAAACCGGCTGATTTGGGAACCGGGTTGGGATTATCGATAGTCCAGAATATCGTCAAAAGCCATTATGGGCAGATGTCCATTTACAGCACGCCCGGCGTCGGCACGGAATTCAACATTTATTTTCCGGTAACAGATGTAGACAGTGCAGACGAAGTGGATGAAATTGAAGACATGGAACGCGGCGACGAATCCATTTTGCTGGTGGATGACGAGCAATCGCTGGTGATGGTCGGGCGTAAATTGCTCGAGCATCTCGGATACAAAGTTACCGCAGTGAATGAGAGCTCGCAGGCTTTGGAGTTGTTCAAAGAAAATCCGTTCGGTTTTGATCTGGTAATTACCGACCAAACCATGCCGGAACTCACCGGTGTGGAACTGGCGCAGCAAATTACCAGTATACGTGTGGGAACGCCGATTATTTTGCTGACAGGCTACCGGAATTCGGAAACGGTTTCGGATGCGCGGGCAGCGGGCGTCTCGGAAATTTTGACGAAACCGATTGATATTCGGGTGTTTAGTCAAAAAATCCGCAGGGTGTTGGGAAACACCTGA
- the fxsA gene encoding membrane protein FxsA, producing MFAKLLFVFVTIPLVEMLILIKLGEAIGFWPTMAMVVVTGIIGASLAKAQGFLALNRIRSELNTGKLPADELVDGLLILIGGIVLLTPGLLTDLAGFSLMVPAIRTVIRKWLQRRFKGFLSNRSNVFVTGYSRKPEYTDDYRIEE from the coding sequence ATGTTTGCCAAATTACTATTTGTTTTTGTCACCATTCCGTTGGTCGAAATGCTCATTTTAATCAAATTGGGCGAAGCTATCGGGTTTTGGCCGACGATGGCAATGGTTGTCGTAACCGGTATCATTGGCGCATCGCTGGCAAAAGCGCAGGGATTTCTGGCGCTGAATCGCATTCGCAGCGAGTTGAACACCGGCAAATTGCCCGCCGACGAACTGGTGGATGGGCTGCTGATTCTGATTGGCGGCATCGTGCTGCTAACCCCCGGATTGCTCACCGATTTAGCCGGATTTTCGTTGATGGTCCCGGCGATCCGCACGGTTATCCGGAAATGGCTGCAACGCCGCTTCAAAGGATTTTTGAGCAATCGCAGCAATGTTTTTGTAACCGGTTATTCCCGAAAACCGGAATACACCGACGACTACCGGATCGAAGAATAG
- a CDS encoding DUF72 domain-containing protein, with amino-acid sequence MIQQYFLGCPIWANREWVGEFFSPDARPADFLKQYADVLNTVEGNNTFYGLPKKDTVKRWYAETPANFRFSFKFPKTISHEHKLGHTDKLLAEFLDTMSPLAEKLGILFLQLPPGFGSEGLPALARFLEQLPGEFEYSVEVRNEDFFRENGAGAALNELLANRNVNRAIFDTAVLHEMESDDPFVIAAQKRKPKMPTQFVATGNHPFVRFVGHNTVKPNLPFLQQLAVTVASWIEGGRAPFVFFHSPNDFYAPHLCRAFHQILKEKLTSVDVGNFPAFPAERRDGEQLSLF; translated from the coding sequence ATGATACAACAGTATTTTCTGGGCTGCCCGATATGGGCAAACCGCGAATGGGTCGGCGAATTTTTTAGTCCGGACGCCCGCCCGGCAGATTTTTTGAAACAATATGCCGACGTGCTCAACACAGTGGAAGGCAACAATACGTTTTACGGATTGCCCAAAAAAGACACCGTAAAACGCTGGTACGCAGAAACACCCGCAAATTTTCGCTTCAGTTTTAAATTCCCCAAAACCATTTCGCATGAACACAAACTCGGTCATACGGACAAATTGCTGGCTGAATTTTTGGATACAATGTCGCCATTGGCGGAAAAACTGGGCATCCTCTTTTTGCAGTTGCCACCCGGTTTCGGTAGCGAAGGGCTGCCCGCTTTGGCGCGATTTCTGGAACAATTGCCGGGCGAATTTGAATATTCGGTTGAAGTTCGCAACGAGGATTTTTTCCGGGAAAACGGCGCCGGCGCCGCGTTGAACGAGTTGCTCGCCAATCGCAACGTAAATCGAGCAATTTTCGATACCGCAGTATTGCATGAAATGGAAAGCGACGACCCGTTTGTAATTGCTGCCCAAAAACGCAAACCCAAAATGCCCACCCAATTTGTGGCAACCGGAAATCACCCGTTTGTGCGATTTGTGGGACACAACACGGTAAAACCCAACCTGCCATTTTTGCAACAATTAGCCGTAACCGTCGCCAGTTGGATTGAGGGCGGGCGCGCACCGTTCGTCTTTTTTCACTCGCCGAACGATTTTTACGCACCGCATTTGTGCCGCGCATTTCACCAAATTTTGAAAGAAAAATTGACATCCGTTGATGTGGGAAATTTTCCCGCGTTTCCTGCGGAACGGCGGGATGGGGAACAACTCAGCCTGTTTTAG
- a CDS encoding FAD-dependent oxidoreductase, whose translation MDDRQVVIIGGGVAGISAAVHAIENGWQPLVLEATPNPGGRARSLFAKDISHTIDNGQHVLSAAYHETIWLLKKLGSIDGVHFQPALEIYFQLNNQRKFAFRSSRLPAPFHFLLPLVRHAPLTGADWRFLRRFGWQWLKTSAEDLRGATVREWLDSVGNAPFLEKLLWEPITLATLNTPVHKASAFLLHQTLKLAFLGNAKTCGLGIPKTGLSELFAKPFAEYLAKNGGALRTGTIVRKMLVENKRISALETHRGERIEVKTAISAIPPHALSRILESSPEARNKLSLSLDKFEYSPIITVYLWLRKPIPTQFPAALVDSPVQWIFELPATGDADLHGYSLVISAAFDLANADDSAILEQVNSEFRHYFLKDLQSDFGLAAHKIIREKRATFLQTPESLRHRPMTETGIANFFLAGDWIDTELPATIESAALSGKMAIAALTAKTG comes from the coding sequence ATGGACGATCGCCAGGTTGTGATCATCGGCGGCGGCGTTGCCGGAATTTCCGCAGCCGTTCACGCCATCGAAAACGGTTGGCAACCGCTGGTGCTCGAAGCCACACCAAATCCCGGCGGTCGTGCCCGCTCCCTTTTTGCCAAAGATATTTCCCACACCATCGACAACGGACAGCATGTGCTCTCCGCTGCCTATCACGAAACGATCTGGTTGTTGAAAAAGCTCGGCTCGATCGACGGTGTGCATTTTCAACCTGCTCTCGAAATTTATTTTCAACTAAACAATCAGCGAAAATTCGCGTTCCGCTCCAGCCGGCTTCCCGCACCGTTTCATTTTTTGCTGCCGCTGGTGCGACATGCGCCGCTGACTGGTGCTGACTGGCGATTTTTGCGGCGATTCGGTTGGCAATGGCTGAAAACTTCCGCGGAAGATCTGCGCGGCGCGACGGTCCGCGAATGGCTGGATTCCGTCGGCAACGCCCCGTTTTTGGAAAAATTATTGTGGGAACCGATCACGCTGGCAACGCTGAACACGCCGGTTCACAAAGCCAGTGCCTTTTTACTGCACCAAACCCTGAAACTGGCATTTTTGGGCAACGCCAAAACCTGTGGATTGGGAATCCCGAAAACCGGGTTGAGTGAGTTATTTGCCAAACCATTTGCAGAATATTTGGCGAAAAACGGCGGTGCGTTGCGCACCGGAACAATTGTCCGAAAAATGCTCGTGGAAAATAAACGCATTTCTGCACTGGAAACGCATCGCGGTGAGCGAATTGAAGTCAAAACCGCAATCTCTGCAATACCGCCGCATGCACTTTCCCGCATTTTGGAATCCTCGCCGGAAGCGCGAAACAAACTGTCGTTGTCGCTGGATAAATTTGAGTATTCGCCAATTATTACGGTGTATTTGTGGTTGCGGAAACCGATCCCAACACAATTTCCGGCTGCTTTGGTCGATTCGCCGGTACAATGGATTTTTGAATTACCGGCAACCGGTGACGCAGATTTGCACGGCTATTCGCTGGTGATCAGCGCCGCGTTCGATCTGGCGAACGCCGATGATTCAGCCATTCTCGAACAGGTGAACAGCGAATTCCGGCACTATTTTTTGAAGGATTTGCAATCAGATTTCGGGTTGGCAGCACATAAAATTATTCGCGAAAAACGCGCCACATTTTTGCAAACACCGGAAAGCCTGCGCCATCGCCCGATGACGGAAACCGGGATTGCCAATTTTTTTCTCGCCGGCGACTGGATAGATACAGAACTGCCCGCAACCATCGAAAGTGCAGCGCTTAGCGGAAAAATGGCGATCGCTGCGCTGACAGCTAAAACAGGCTGA
- the hpnD gene encoding presqualene diphosphate synthase HpnD codes for MQQQTEQQITFESKSNFLYSFFFLPKEKRQAIYTLYAFCRQTDDIADDASPLEKRIRQLNKWEIELKNCFSRKVSNYFDSVQQVAERFKIPFEYFLELIAGVRMDLNDLQYRSFDDLKLYCYRVASCVGLMCIQIFGYRDPMIKEYAENLGIALQLTNIIRDVGTDAKLGRIYLPDDELYRFNVDKNEIMQANYSDRFVALMEFQAQRAHEFYDKANACLPENERRNMLVAEIMKNVYFKLLHKIESEKFQVLETPIKLSKPAKIWVTARTVSTIKMFG; via the coding sequence ATGCAACAACAAACCGAACAGCAAATCACTTTCGAGAGCAAAAGCAACTTTCTGTATTCGTTCTTTTTTCTGCCGAAAGAAAAGCGGCAGGCGATTTACACACTGTATGCATTTTGCCGCCAAACCGACGATATTGCAGACGATGCCAGCCCGCTGGAAAAGCGCATCCGTCAGCTCAACAAATGGGAAATTGAGCTGAAGAATTGTTTCAGCCGCAAAGTTTCCAACTATTTCGATTCTGTGCAACAGGTTGCCGAGCGCTTCAAAATTCCATTCGAATATTTTCTGGAATTGATTGCCGGTGTTCGGATGGATCTCAACGATTTACAATATCGCTCGTTCGACGATCTGAAATTGTATTGCTATCGCGTCGCGTCCTGTGTGGGGCTGATGTGCATCCAGATTTTTGGCTATCGCGATCCGATGATCAAAGAATATGCGGAAAATTTGGGCATCGCGCTGCAGTTGACCAACATCATCCGCGATGTTGGCACCGATGCAAAATTGGGGCGAATTTACCTGCCCGACGATGAATTATATCGCTTCAACGTGGACAAAAACGAAATTATGCAAGCCAATTACAGCGATCGTTTTGTGGCATTGATGGAATTTCAGGCGCAGCGTGCCCACGAATTTTACGACAAAGCCAACGCCTGTTTGCCGGAAAATGAACGCCGGAACATGCTGGTCGCAGAAATCATGAAAAACGTTTATTTTAAATTATTGCACAAGATAGAGTCTGAAAAATTCCAGGTTTTGGAAACGCCGATCAAACTCAGCAAGCCCGCAAAAATCTGGGTAACTGCCCGCACGGTTTCAACAATAAAAATGTTCGGCTAA
- the hpnC gene encoding squalene synthase HpnC, which translates to MTQSHYENFPVASVLMPRKMRWHVYAIYAFARHADDLADEFADREGLLRWREQLHAAISGETTHPIFLALANTIRVCDLPVSLFDDLLSAFLQDLEKNRYENMAELRDYCRRSANPVGRLILLLNGYRDAERFACSDAICTALQLTNFWQDVSVDLAKNRVYLPKDFLEKHRISEDQLFAGDTNPAFRDCILALVRETRELFNTGKPLLSSVDFRLRKELQLTVEGGLAILQKIENMNYDVLKTRPKLAKTDWIKLIFRTITSGK; encoded by the coding sequence ATTACCCAAAGCCATTACGAAAATTTTCCGGTTGCCTCGGTGTTGATGCCCCGAAAAATGCGCTGGCATGTTTACGCGATTTATGCTTTTGCCCGCCACGCCGATGATCTCGCAGACGAGTTTGCTGATCGCGAGGGCTTGCTGCGCTGGCGGGAGCAGTTGCACGCGGCAATTTCCGGCGAAACGACGCATCCGATTTTTTTGGCGCTGGCAAACACCATCCGGGTTTGCGATTTACCGGTTTCGCTGTTCGATGACTTGCTGAGCGCATTTTTGCAGGATCTCGAAAAAAATCGATACGAAAATATGGCAGAGTTGCGTGACTATTGCCGCCGTTCCGCTAACCCGGTTGGGCGGTTGATTTTGCTGCTCAACGGCTATCGCGATGCGGAACGATTCGCCTGCTCAGACGCCATTTGCACGGCGTTGCAACTCACCAATTTTTGGCAGGATGTTAGTGTTGATCTTGCCAAAAATCGTGTGTATCTTCCGAAAGATTTTTTGGAAAAGCACCGTATTTCAGAAGATCAACTGTTTGCTGGCGACACAAATCCGGCGTTTCGCGACTGCATCCTAGCGTTGGTGCGGGAAACCCGAGAATTGTTCAACACCGGAAAACCGCTGCTTTCCAGCGTCGATTTCCGGCTGCGGAAGGAGTTGCAACTCACCGTTGAAGGCGGTTTGGCAATTCTCCAAAAAATTGAAAATATGAATTACGATGTGCTCAAAACGCGACCGAAACTGGCTAAAACGGATTGGATCAAACTGATTTTTCGAACCATAACCAGCGGAAAATAG